One part of the Desulfonema ishimotonii genome encodes these proteins:
- the clpS gene encoding ATP-dependent Clp protease adapter ClpS → MSEYDPDTQEEVVSEIQEDIREPSMYRVLLHNDDYTTMEFVVEVLMFVFNKSAEEATQIMLNVHHKGVGVCGVYTCEIAETKVDTVEKLARENEFPLKCTMEEE, encoded by the coding sequence ATGAGTGAATATGATCCTGATACTCAGGAAGAGGTGGTGTCCGAGATTCAGGAGGATATTCGGGAACCTTCCATGTACAGGGTACTGCTCCATAACGACGATTATACCACCATGGAATTTGTTGTCGAAGTCCTCATGTTTGTATTTAACAAATCAGCGGAAGAGGCGACGCAGATCATGCTGAATGTCCATCATAAAGGGGTTGGCGTTTGTGGTGTGTATACCTGTGAAATAGCAGAAACCAAGGTGGATACTGTTGAAAAGCTTGCCAGAGAAAATGAGTTTCCACTGAAATGCACCATGGAGGAAGAATAA
- a CDS encoding DUF3786 domain-containing protein: MADPSGRRPRHSVCVTLCQYMLRCPDRAPRQCEWVTYREFKDAAPFVGAFARHFSGRLPALKSACAAIGGRLPEAEDFSCDFFQVFEALPRIPLLMLFNDADERFLPGVPFCLSGGRSSFWQWRDGFLPTT, translated from the coding sequence ATCGCAGACCCGTCCGGCAGGCGGCCCCGCCATTCGGTCTGCGTCACCCTCTGCCAGTACATGCTGAGATGCCCCGATCGTGCCCCCCGTCAGTGCGAGTGGGTGACGTACCGGGAGTTTAAGGATGCGGCCCCCTTTGTCGGGGCGTTTGCCCGGCATTTTTCAGGCAGGCTGCCTGCCCTGAAATCGGCCTGTGCCGCCATCGGGGGCCGGTTGCCGGAAGCGGAAGATTTTTCCTGTGACTTTTTCCAGGTCTTTGAGGCCCTGCCGCGCATTCCCCTGCTGATGCTGTTTAACGATGCGGATGAGCGTTTCCTGCCGGGTGTTCCATTCTGTTTGAGCGGCGGGCGGAGCAGTTTCTGGCAATGGCGGGATGGCTTCTTGCCGACAACCTGA
- the aat gene encoding leucyl/phenylalanyl-tRNA--protein transferase codes for MPVFQLSDRIGFPPPHLAEQEGLLAVGGDLRQERLLLAYKMGIFPWYSEDDPIIWWSPDPRLVLYPRDMSVSRSLNRVIKKKRFRVTTDQAFEQVIRACAAVRMESGEGTWLVDEMVDAYCRLHRAGFAHSAEAWDGDTLAGGLYGVSLGRSFFGESMFMRVSNASKVAFVTLVRQLAKWHFDMIDCQVKTDHLMRFGAREISRRAFLGQLEKSLKYPTRRGRWHFDEES; via the coding sequence ATGCCGGTATTTCAATTAAGTGACAGAATCGGATTTCCCCCGCCCCATCTGGCCGAACAGGAAGGCCTGCTGGCGGTGGGGGGGGATCTGCGTCAGGAGCGCCTGTTGCTGGCCTACAAAATGGGCATATTCCCCTGGTATTCGGAAGACGACCCGATCATCTGGTGGTCTCCCGACCCCCGGCTTGTCTTATATCCCCGCGACATGAGCGTTTCCAGAAGCCTGAACAGGGTGATAAAAAAAAAGCGGTTCCGCGTGACCACGGACCAGGCCTTTGAGCAGGTTATCCGGGCGTGTGCGGCCGTCCGCATGGAAAGCGGGGAGGGCACCTGGCTCGTTGATGAGATGGTCGATGCCTATTGCCGGCTTCACCGGGCCGGATTTGCCCATTCGGCAGAGGCATGGGACGGCGATACCCTGGCCGGGGGGCTGTACGGCGTTTCACTGGGGCGGAGTTTTTTCGGAGAATCCATGTTTATGCGGGTCAGCAATGCCTCAAAGGTGGCATTTGTCACGCTGGTCCGGCAATTGGCAAAATGGCATTTCGACATGATCGACTGCCAGGTAAAAACCGACCATCTGATGCGTTTCGGTGCAAGGGAGATTTCCCGGAGAGCCTTTCTGGGACAGCTTGAAAAATCGCTGAAATACCCGACCCGGCGTGGCAGATGGCATTTTGATGAGGAGAGCTGA
- a CDS encoding HEAT repeat domain-containing protein, which produces MGYGVKIIFSGLAVAQLLSLLHVRLSNIRYYEKLMAIRDAGYLAIPASGAMERLSAFGSAFWGGLFFTLSVGLCLTFIGMGAAWIWDRILKRDRRFIVSALVFWLGLVLLLNSGGFSILATSYVLVIPPLVFGLSARRMPQSQDRNAAKKGLAHIVCFILLAGLGSGHLTASGFSLIRDHLLLTHPVGIHLNNLYYTHTLYAAQVFKSPAQDPMRTCRISVSDADLSGRLRRVMLSCRYLVTDRSDVADLEIAGDRQALVFKSHGREILTVSHTELMRKPGKTLKAFSQQCDRYGGFRQFTFLSLLLVSGLCIYLILWLPFRLIFSMMPNRTAASFFPIAACLIAGSVGIFVLQARKPPVFSPAALKAALSSGAADQRVEALKYAVRNREDIGRFGVQDRMAHSPHMPERYWLVRALAFSHAPSTYETVLTLLDDPQINVAYTAFDVLARRGERQAVGEILKRIERSEHWYVQLYACSALRRLGWKQSASR; this is translated from the coding sequence GTGGGATATGGCGTTAAAATAATCTTTTCCGGACTGGCCGTTGCTCAGCTTCTGTCACTCCTGCACGTCCGGCTGTCCAATATCCGGTACTATGAAAAACTGATGGCCATCCGGGATGCCGGGTATCTGGCGATACCGGCATCCGGGGCAATGGAACGCCTCAGCGCCTTCGGGTCTGCCTTCTGGGGCGGACTTTTTTTTACCCTGAGCGTGGGGCTGTGCCTCACCTTCATCGGCATGGGGGCGGCGTGGATCTGGGACCGCATCCTGAAGCGGGACCGGCGGTTCATTGTATCGGCCCTTGTTTTCTGGCTGGGACTGGTGCTGCTTCTCAACAGCGGGGGATTTTCCATTCTGGCGACCTCCTATGTTCTGGTCATTCCGCCGCTGGTCTTCGGCCTTTCGGCGCGGCGGATGCCTCAGTCCCAGGACCGGAATGCCGCAAAAAAAGGTCTGGCCCACATCGTCTGCTTTATCCTGCTGGCCGGCCTGGGCAGCGGACATCTCACCGCATCCGGCTTCTCGCTGATCCGGGACCACCTGCTGCTGACCCATCCGGTCGGCATACATCTCAATAATCTCTACTACACCCACACCCTTTACGCGGCCCAGGTTTTCAAGTCGCCTGCCCAGGATCCCATGCGCACCTGCCGGATTTCGGTGAGCGATGCGGATCTTTCCGGGCGTCTGAGACGGGTGATGCTCTCCTGCCGGTACCTGGTGACAGACCGGTCGGATGTGGCGGATCTTGAGATTGCCGGGGACCGTCAGGCCCTGGTGTTTAAAAGCCACGGGCGCGAGATTCTGACGGTGAGCCATACGGAACTGATGCGGAAGCCGGGTAAGACCCTGAAGGCCTTTTCGCAGCAATGCGACCGGTACGGCGGGTTCCGGCAATTCACCTTTCTCTCCCTTCTGCTGGTTTCCGGGCTGTGTATCTACCTGATCCTCTGGCTGCCTTTCCGGCTGATATTTTCCATGATGCCGAACCGGACCGCCGCGTCGTTTTTTCCGATTGCCGCCTGTCTCATTGCCGGTTCTGTGGGGATATTTGTTTTACAGGCCCGCAAACCGCCGGTTTTCAGCCCGGCGGCACTGAAGGCGGCGCTCAGCTCCGGGGCTGCGGATCAGCGGGTCGAAGCGCTGAAATACGCTGTCCGGAACCGGGAAGACATAGGCCGGTTCGGTGTTCAGGACCGCATGGCGCACAGTCCTCACATGCCGGAGCGGTACTGGCTGGTCCGGGCGCTGGCGTTCAGTCATGCCCCGTCCACATACGAAACTGTGCTGACGCTGCTGGACGATCCCCAGATCAACGTGGCCTACACCGCCTTTGATGTGCTGGCGCGAAGGGGGGAACGGCAGGCGGTCGGCGAAATCCTGAAGCGGATTGAGAGGTCCGAACACTGGTATGTTCAGCTTTACGCCTGCAGCGCACTTCGGAGGCTCGGATGGAAACAGAGCGCATCACGCTAA
- a CDS encoding histidine triad nucleotide-binding protein codes for MSHDCLFCKIASGEMNTEFLFENDNLVVFRDINPEAPVHLLIVPKRHVRSVNDITDAEQMLIGEMVMVAKEMAKREGVNDSGYRLQTNVEKGGGQVIFHLHMHLLGGWGR; via the coding sequence ATGAGCCATGACTGCCTGTTCTGCAAGATTGCCAGCGGGGAGATGAATACGGAATTTCTGTTTGAAAACGATAACCTTGTGGTGTTCCGGGATATCAACCCCGAAGCGCCGGTTCACCTGCTGATCGTCCCGAAACGCCATGTTCGCAGCGTCAACGATATCACCGATGCCGAGCAGATGCTGATCGGGGAGATGGTGATGGTGGCAAAGGAGATGGCAAAGCGGGAGGGGGTGAACGACTCCGGCTATCGGCTTCAGACCAATGTGGAAAAGGGCGGCGGTCAGGTGATTTTTCACCTGCACATGCACCTCCTTGGCGGGTGGGGACGTTAG
- a CDS encoding M23 family metallopeptidase, with protein sequence MSDPITLMILSPYGAPVKQIMLSKKIFWFTGFLFIAVLTGLGFGAYDYYQLRQTAFDTRELEGTITSHQEIVLIQRRQIQKFAGEINLLKSKLMALNGFEKQIRVIANLDHPDAQNGLFGVGGSIPEDLDPKLSLKEKHNSLIREMHGQIDQLEQASENQEAYFETLLKELDGQKTLLACTPAIRPTKGVITSAFGSRNSPFTNLKEFHKGLDIAARKGTPVYVTANGKVTFAGVKGAFGKLIVVDHGHGLVTRYAHLSKILKKTGDRVKRSEKIGLMGNTGRSTGPHLHYEVRLNGMPVNPKKYILN encoded by the coding sequence ATGAGCGATCCCATAACATTAATGATACTCAGTCCGTATGGTGCGCCTGTAAAACAGATAATGCTTTCCAAAAAGATTTTCTGGTTTACAGGCTTTTTATTTATTGCCGTTCTAACCGGCCTGGGGTTCGGGGCATATGACTATTATCAGCTCAGGCAAACGGCGTTTGACACCCGCGAACTGGAGGGAACCATCACCAGCCATCAGGAGATCGTTCTGATCCAGCGCAGACAGATTCAGAAGTTCGCCGGTGAAATCAATTTGTTAAAATCAAAACTCATGGCGCTGAACGGGTTTGAAAAGCAGATCCGGGTGATCGCCAACCTTGACCACCCCGATGCCCAGAACGGGCTTTTCGGCGTTGGCGGCTCGATACCGGAGGATCTGGACCCGAAGCTGAGCCTTAAAGAAAAGCATAACAGCCTGATCCGGGAAATGCACGGACAGATTGACCAGTTGGAACAGGCGTCTGAAAATCAGGAAGCGTATTTCGAGACGCTCCTGAAAGAGCTGGACGGCCAGAAGACCCTCTTGGCATGTACTCCGGCAATCCGTCCCACAAAGGGCGTTATCACCTCGGCCTTCGGAAGCCGCAATTCTCCGTTTACAAACCTGAAAGAGTTCCACAAAGGGCTTGATATTGCGGCCAGAAAAGGAACGCCGGTTTACGTCACGGCAAACGGAAAGGTAACCTTTGCCGGTGTCAAAGGCGCGTTCGGGAAGCTGATCGTCGTGGACCACGGCCACGGCCTTGTGACCCGGTACGCCCACCTCAGCAAGATACTGAAAAAGACCGGCGACAGGGTGAAACGGTCCGAAAAGATTGGCCTGATGGGCAATACCGGGCGCAGCACAGGCCCTCATCTCCACTATGAAGTCCGGTTGAACGGAATGCCGGTAAACCCAAAAAAATACATACTGAATTAG
- the secA gene encoding preprotein translocase subunit SecA has product MILDFLTKVFGSKNEREIRKFQPIIDRINGLETQIRSLTDEDLKNQTALFRTRIENGESLDDLLPEAFATVREASVRTLKMRHYDVQLIGGIVLHRGKISEMKTGEGKTLVSTLPAYLNALTGRGVHIVTVNDYLATRDAEWMGRIYRFLGLSVGTIVHGLNDDERKAAYGADIAYGTNNEFGFDYLRDNMKYDRKSLVQRELNFAIVDEVDSILIDEARTPLIISGPAEKSTHLYYQVNGVIPKLVRETDYTIDEKARTSVLTEEGVARAEEMLGVENIFDPKHIDLLHHVNQALKAHTLFKRDVDYIVKDGEVLIVDEFTGRLMPGRRYSEGLHQALEAKENVNIENENQTLATITFQNYFRMYDKLSGMTGTADTESAEFKKIYDLDVMVIPTNKPMSREDFPDVIYKTRREKFDAVIREIAELHKRGQPVLVGTISIDVSEDLGKKLKRRGIAHTVLNAKHHAHEAEIVAEAGRPGAVTIATNMAGRGTDIILGGNWEAEAAKLKEPTAEQVESVEREWQKRHDAVIAAGGLHILGTERHESRRIDNQLRGRSGRQGDPGSSRFYLALEDDLLRIFGGERITGIMEKLGMEEGEPIEHNLISRAIENAQTKVEGHNFDIRKHLLEYDDVMNQQREVIYEQRREALRGENLKPAIEDMMSDKAEEIAFTFADEKLLPEDWDISGLNDAIFKQFNFRMELDTDALEGVNTEVLAERIYDRATAVYNEKEAEVSASDFRELERYVMLQTVDNLWKDHLLSMDHLKEGIGLRGYAQQNPLLVYKKEGFEMFNSMIGRVKEETLSILFRIEIVKSDDVDSLKPSEEQNLVFSGGDGGGESRRQPVRRAQKVGRNDPCPCGSGKKYKKCCGNK; this is encoded by the coding sequence ATGATCCTCGATTTTTTGACAAAGGTTTTTGGCAGTAAGAACGAACGGGAAATCAGGAAGTTTCAACCCATTATTGACAGAATTAACGGGCTGGAGACTCAGATCCGGTCGCTGACTGATGAAGATCTGAAGAATCAGACCGCGCTTTTCAGGACGCGCATTGAGAACGGGGAATCCCTTGACGATCTGCTCCCGGAGGCATTTGCCACCGTCCGGGAGGCCTCTGTCCGCACACTGAAGATGCGTCATTACGATGTCCAGCTGATCGGCGGTATCGTGCTGCACCGGGGTAAAATTTCCGAGATGAAGACCGGTGAGGGAAAAACCCTGGTCTCCACCCTGCCGGCCTATCTCAATGCGCTGACGGGCAGGGGGGTGCATATTGTAACGGTCAATGACTATCTGGCAACGCGCGATGCCGAGTGGATGGGGCGGATTTACAGGTTTCTGGGCCTTTCGGTGGGGACCATTGTCCACGGGCTGAATGACGACGAGCGGAAGGCTGCCTATGGCGCGGATATCGCCTATGGCACCAATAACGAATTCGGCTTTGACTACCTCCGGGACAATATGAAATACGACCGGAAGTCGCTGGTCCAGCGGGAACTCAATTTTGCCATTGTGGATGAGGTGGACAGTATTCTTATTGATGAGGCCCGGACCCCCCTGATCATCTCCGGCCCGGCTGAGAAGTCCACTCACCTTTATTATCAGGTCAACGGGGTTATTCCCAAACTCGTCCGGGAGACCGACTACACCATTGACGAAAAGGCCCGGACCTCGGTGCTGACCGAGGAGGGCGTGGCCCGGGCCGAAGAGATGCTGGGGGTGGAAAATATTTTCGATCCCAAACACATCGACCTGCTTCACCATGTGAACCAGGCCCTGAAGGCCCATACCCTTTTCAAGCGGGATGTGGACTATATTGTCAAAGACGGCGAGGTTCTCATCGTGGACGAGTTCACCGGCAGGCTGATGCCCGGACGGCGTTATAGCGAGGGGCTGCATCAGGCCCTGGAAGCCAAGGAAAACGTCAATATCGAAAATGAAAACCAGACGCTTGCCACCATTACGTTTCAGAATTATTTTAGAATGTATGACAAGCTGTCCGGGATGACCGGTACTGCCGACACGGAATCGGCGGAATTCAAGAAGATATACGATCTCGACGTGATGGTGATCCCCACCAACAAGCCCATGTCCCGCGAGGATTTCCCGGATGTCATCTACAAGACCCGCAGGGAGAAATTTGATGCCGTGATCCGTGAGATCGCTGAACTGCACAAAAGGGGGCAGCCGGTGCTGGTGGGCACGATCTCCATCGACGTCTCCGAGGATCTGGGCAAAAAGCTGAAACGGCGGGGGATTGCGCACACGGTTCTCAACGCCAAGCACCATGCCCATGAGGCTGAAATTGTCGCCGAGGCCGGACGCCCCGGGGCCGTGACCATTGCCACGAATATGGCGGGGCGCGGAACCGATATCATCCTGGGCGGGAACTGGGAGGCCGAGGCCGCCAAACTGAAAGAGCCGACGGCGGAGCAGGTTGAATCGGTGGAGCGGGAATGGCAGAAACGCCATGATGCGGTGATTGCTGCCGGCGGTCTTCACATTCTCGGCACGGAACGCCATGAAAGCCGGCGGATCGACAACCAGCTCCGGGGGCGCTCCGGCCGTCAGGGGGATCCCGGTTCCTCCCGGTTTTACCTGGCGCTGGAGGACGACCTGCTGCGCATCTTCGGCGGCGAGCGCATTACCGGAATTATGGAAAAGCTGGGCATGGAAGAGGGGGAACCCATTGAGCACAACCTGATCTCCCGGGCCATTGAAAATGCCCAGACCAAGGTGGAGGGGCACAACTTTGACATCCGGAAACACCTCCTCGAATATGATGACGTGATGAATCAGCAGCGGGAGGTGATTTATGAACAGCGCCGCGAGGCCCTGCGCGGTGAAAATCTCAAACCGGCCATTGAGGACATGATGTCTGACAAGGCCGAGGAGATTGCGTTCACCTTTGCCGATGAAAAACTTCTCCCCGAAGACTGGGATATCAGCGGCCTGAACGACGCGATATTCAAGCAGTTCAACTTCCGCATGGAACTGGATACGGATGCCCTGGAGGGGGTTAATACCGAAGTGCTGGCAGAACGGATTTACGACCGGGCCACAGCGGTGTATAATGAAAAGGAGGCGGAGGTCAGCGCTTCGGATTTCAGGGAGCTGGAGCGGTATGTGATGCTCCAGACCGTGGACAACCTCTGGAAAGATCACCTGCTCAGCATGGATCACCTGAAAGAGGGGATCGGACTCCGGGGATACGCCCAGCAGAACCCCCTGCTGGTCTATAAAAAAGAGGGGTTCGAGATGTTCAACAGCATGATCGGGCGGGTGAAGGAGGAGACCCTCTCTATCCTGTTCAGGATTGAGATTGTGAAATCCGATGATGTGGACAGCCTGAAGCCGTCAGAAGAGCAGAATCTCGTATTTTCAGGCGGTGACGGGGGCGGAGAATCCCGGCGGCAACCGGTCCGGCGGGCGCAGAAGGTGGGCCGGAATGATCCGTGCCCCTGTGGCAGCGGAAAGAAATATAAAAAATGCTGCGGCAACAAATAG
- the folD gene encoding bifunctional methylenetetrahydrofolate dehydrogenase/methenyltetrahydrofolate cyclohydrolase FolD, with product MSAKLIKGTEIREEILEEVTAEVAEIKEKHGVVPGLVTILVGESPASISYVTLKIKTAHRVGFNEIQDSQPVDISEEDLLALIDKYNKDDSINGILVQLPLPKHIDDKKVLNAIDPDKDVDGFHPVNVGRLMIGGDEVKFPPCTPAGIQEMIVRAGVETSGAEVVVVGRSNIVGKPIANMMVQKGRGANSTVTIVHTRTKDLAAHCQRADILIVAAGVPELVKPEWIKPGACVIDVGVNRVGEKPSAKDPSRMVAVLRGDVDFDAAKEIAGYITPVPGGVGPMTITMLMVNTLKSLKFKLGLL from the coding sequence ATGTCAGCGAAGTTAATCAAAGGTACTGAGATTCGTGAAGAGATTTTGGAAGAGGTTACAGCAGAGGTAGCTGAAATTAAGGAAAAACACGGCGTTGTTCCCGGGCTGGTGACGATCCTGGTCGGTGAGAGTCCCGCCTCGATATCCTATGTCACCCTGAAGATCAAAACCGCACACCGGGTCGGATTTAATGAGATTCAGGACAGCCAGCCCGTGGACATCTCCGAAGAAGATCTGCTGGCTCTGATCGACAAATACAACAAAGACGATTCCATCAACGGTATCCTGGTTCAGCTTCCCCTGCCCAAACACATTGATGATAAAAAAGTACTCAACGCCATTGACCCCGACAAAGATGTGGACGGCTTCCATCCGGTCAACGTGGGTCGCCTGATGATCGGCGGTGACGAGGTCAAATTTCCGCCCTGTACCCCTGCCGGTATCCAGGAAATGATCGTCCGGGCCGGTGTGGAGACCAGCGGTGCCGAAGTGGTTGTGGTGGGACGTTCCAATATCGTGGGCAAACCCATTGCCAACATGATGGTCCAGAAGGGCCGCGGTGCCAATTCCACTGTCACCATCGTCCACACCCGCACCAAAGACCTGGCAGCCCATTGCCAGCGTGCTGATATTCTGATCGTGGCCGCCGGTGTGCCGGAACTGGTCAAACCCGAATGGATCAAGCCGGGCGCATGTGTCATCGACGTGGGCGTCAACCGGGTGGGCGAAAAACCGAGCGCCAAGGATCCGAGCAGAATGGTCGCCGTCCTCCGGGGCGATGTGGACTTCGACGCAGCCAAAGAGATCGCCGGTTACATTACCCCTGTTCCCGGTGGCGTTGGCCCCATGACCATCACCATGCTCATGGTCAATACCCTGAAATCACTTAAATTTAAGCTGGGACTTCTCTAA
- the clpA gene encoding ATP-dependent Clp protease ATP-binding subunit ClpA, with translation MISKELSATLGFAVREAKKRRHDHVCIEHILFAILHDENGVEVIENCGGNVENLKNALKNFFDERLESVPDGTEYVFQQTTGFQRVIQRAVNHARSAEKAEVDVGDILASIFLEKEAYAAYFLSQEGITRLDILNFISHQVPRESFDAETDPADRTEDKQKKKVNPLKVFTVDLVQKAADGKLDPLIGRDAEVERTVQVLCRRRKNNPVFVGDPGVGKTALAEGLALRIHEGRVPDLLRDVRIYALDLGSLLAGTKFRGDFEKRLKGVISALKKKKDAILFIDEIHTIVGAGATSSGSMDASNIMKPFLSGGELRCIGSTTYEEYQNYLEKDRALSRRFEKIEVAEPSVADTYKILRGLKSYYEDHHDIIYTDPALKSAAELSAKYINDRFLPDKAIDVIDETGAYIRLNGGPNRKKIHPADIEKIVARIAKIPTQSVSTSDKARLEHLEDRLREVVFGQDDAIRSLSTAIKRSRAGLSTPGQPVGSFLFTGPTGVGKTEVARQIAGNLGIHFARFDMSEYMEKHAVARLIGAPPGYIGFDQGGMLTDDIRKHPHSVLLLDEIEKAHPDLFNILLQVLDYATLTDNNGKKADFRNVIVIMTSNAGAREMSSQTIGFGDPGKDVKDKGAKAIERLFSPEFRNRLDGIITFNALTVLIMEKVVDKFIIELNTQLAGKKVSLALSDKARTWLAEKGHDPRYGARPLTRVIQTEIKDRLSDEILFGQLEKGGHVMVGLKKDALTFRYQPGGHLKLKTGRA, from the coding sequence ATGATCAGTAAAGAATTAAGCGCAACACTCGGATTCGCAGTCAGGGAGGCCAAGAAACGGCGTCATGATCATGTCTGCATCGAGCATATCCTTTTTGCGATATTGCATGATGAGAACGGTGTGGAGGTTATTGAGAACTGCGGTGGAAATGTCGAAAATCTCAAAAATGCACTGAAAAATTTTTTTGATGAACGGCTGGAGAGCGTTCCCGACGGGACGGAATATGTGTTCCAGCAGACAACCGGCTTTCAGCGGGTGATTCAGCGGGCGGTGAACCATGCCCGGTCGGCAGAAAAGGCGGAAGTGGATGTGGGGGATATTCTGGCATCCATTTTCCTTGAGAAAGAGGCCTATGCCGCCTATTTCCTGTCCCAGGAGGGCATTACCCGGCTCGATATCCTCAACTTCATCTCCCACCAGGTTCCCAGGGAGTCCTTTGATGCCGAGACAGACCCGGCCGACAGGACAGAGGATAAACAGAAGAAGAAGGTCAACCCGCTGAAGGTGTTCACCGTCGATCTGGTTCAGAAGGCGGCAGACGGCAAGCTGGACCCCCTCATCGGCAGGGATGCGGAGGTGGAGCGCACGGTCCAGGTGCTGTGCCGCCGCCGTAAGAACAATCCTGTATTTGTGGGCGATCCCGGTGTGGGCAAGACCGCCCTGGCCGAAGGACTGGCGCTCAGAATTCACGAAGGCCGTGTCCCGGATCTTCTCAGAGATGTGCGCATTTACGCGCTGGATCTGGGATCGCTTCTGGCCGGAACCAAGTTCCGGGGGGATTTTGAAAAGCGGCTGAAAGGCGTGATCTCAGCCCTCAAGAAGAAAAAGGACGCCATTCTGTTCATTGATGAAATCCACACCATCGTGGGGGCCGGTGCCACCAGCAGCGGGTCAATGGATGCATCCAATATTATGAAACCCTTCCTGTCGGGCGGTGAGCTGCGGTGTATCGGGTCAACCACCTATGAGGAATACCAGAATTACCTGGAAAAAGACCGGGCCCTCTCCCGCCGGTTTGAGAAGATCGAGGTGGCCGAGCCGTCCGTGGCCGACACCTATAAGATCCTCAGGGGGCTGAAGTCCTACTACGAAGACCATCACGATATCATTTACACCGACCCGGCCCTGAAATCGGCTGCCGAGCTCTCCGCCAAATACATCAACGACCGGTTTCTGCCGGACAAGGCCATTGATGTGATCGACGAGACCGGGGCCTATATCCGGCTCAACGGCGGGCCGAACCGTAAAAAGATTCATCCTGCCGATATTGAGAAGATCGTGGCCAGGATCGCCAAGATTCCGACCCAGAGTGTGTCCACATCTGACAAGGCCCGGCTGGAACATCTGGAGGACCGGCTCCGGGAGGTGGTCTTCGGGCAGGATGATGCCATCCGGTCCCTGTCCACGGCCATCAAGCGCTCCCGCGCCGGTCTGAGTACACCGGGGCAGCCGGTGGGATCGTTCCTGTTTACCGGCCCGACCGGTGTGGGCAAAACAGAGGTGGCCCGCCAGATCGCGGGCAATCTGGGGATTCACTTTGCGCGGTTTGACATGAGCGAGTATATGGAGAAGCACGCCGTGGCCCGTCTCATCGGCGCGCCCCCCGGCTATATCGGCTTTGATCAGGGCGGAATGCTGACCGACGATATCCGAAAACATCCCCACAGCGTCCTGCTGCTGGATGAGATTGAGAAGGCCCACCCGGACCTGTTCAATATCCTGCTCCAGGTACTTGATTACGCGACCCTGACGGACAATAACGGCAAAAAGGCTGATTTCAGAAATGTCATCGTCATTATGACCTCCAATGCCGGGGCCAGGGAGATGAGTTCGCAGACCATCGGGTTTGGCGATCCGGGGAAAGATGTGAAGGACAAGGGCGCAAAGGCCATTGAAAGGCTCTTTTCTCCCGAATTCAGGAACCGGCTGGACGGCATCATCACCTTCAACGCCCTGACGGTGTTGATCATGGAAAAGGTGGTGGACAAGTTCATCATTGAGCTGAACACCCAGCTGGCAGGCAAAAAGGTATCTCTGGCGCTTTCGGACAAAGCCCGGACCTGGCTGGCGGAAAAGGGCCACGATCCCCGCTACGGCGCAAGGCCTCTGACGCGGGTGATTCAGACCGAGATCAAGGACCGGCTCTCTGATGAGATTCTGTTCGGCCAGCTTGAAAAAGGCGGCCACGTAATGGTCGGCCTCAAAAAGGATGCCCTGACCTTCCGCTATCAGCCCGGCGGTCATCTGAAACTGAAAACCGGGCGTGCGTAA